In Rutidosis leptorrhynchoides isolate AG116_Rl617_1_P2 chromosome 2, CSIRO_AGI_Rlap_v1, whole genome shotgun sequence, one genomic interval encodes:
- the LOC139891042 gene encoding uncharacterized protein produces MMLGRGLPSRSGSFRPESLGQNALAIIRNVFFTFFVIGVLVFTVIAATYEPEDPLFHPSTKITNFLTSTSNATFISDSTVVKTGEDFMKANETAFGSSINASDVVSIGTLPAMDSEVEEKEALDCSGEIDKPIDCTDPEVFHLMMSAAIEQFKDIHFYRFGKPVRGMNDSSCHMAWRFRPKEGKTASLYKDYRSFVIARSGNCTLSVVSIGDYHSGGNARKRKKHQKPGFEKTPMGEDDKNIGVQVVGESVNDTLPVVESEKSFDQGKYLLYSGGGERCKSMDHYLWSFMCALGEAQYLNRTLVMDLNICLNSVYTRSGQDEEGKDFRYYFDFEHLRESASVLDQDQFWSDWNKWHQKDGLSISLVEDIRVTPMKMVGVKDTLIMRKFGSVEPDNYWYRVCEGEAESVIQRPWHMIWKSRRLMDIVSAISAKLNWDFDSVHVVRGEKARNRVQWPNLDTDTSPEALLSSLQDKVDDGRNLYIATDEPDTSFFDPLKDKYSTHFLDEYKDLWDENSEWYSETTKLNKGVPVEFDGYMRASVDTEVFLRGKTQIETFNDLTRDCKDGINTCTSEAS; encoded by the coding sequence ATGATGCTCGGCCGTGGTTTACCGTCACGATCCGGAAGTTTCCGGCCGGAAAGTTTAGGGCAAAATGCGCTGGCTATAATCAGAAACGTGTTCTTCACGTTTTTTGTAATCGGTGTGTTAGTTTTTACTGTTATTGCTGCTACCTATGAACCTGAAGATCCTTTATTCCATCCTTCAACTAAAATAACAAACTTTTTAACTTCCACTTCGAATGCCACATTTATATCCGATAGTACTGTTGTGAAAACTGGTGAGGATTTTATGAAAGCGAACGAAACTGCTTTCGGTAGTTCGATAAATGCATCCGATGTAGTTAGTATAGGTACGTTACCTGCGATGGATAGCGAGGTTGAGGAAAAAGAGGCGCTTGATTGTAGCGGCGAGATCGATAAGCCGATTGATTGTACTGATCCTGAGGTTTTTCATTTGATGATGAGTGCTGCGATTGAGCAGTTTAAGGATATACATTTTTATAGGTTTGGGAAACCGGTACGTGGAATGAATGATAGTTCTTGTCATATGGCGTGGCGGTTTAGGCCTAAAGAAGGGAAGACTGCTTCGCTGTATAAGGATTATAGGAGTTTTGTGATTGCTAGGTCGGGGAATTGTACGCTTAGTGTTGTTAGTATTGGTGATTATCATTCGGGTGGGAATGCTAGGAAAAGGAAGAAGCATCAGAAGCCTGGGTTTGAGAAAACGCCGATGGGTGAAGATGATAAGAACATTGGTGTTCAAGTGGTTGGTGAAAGTGTGAATGATACTCTTCCTGTTGTTGAATCGGAGAAATCGTTTGATCAAGGGAAGTATTTGTTGTATAGTGGTGGTGGAGAACGATGCAAGAGTATGGATCATTATTTGTGGAGTTTCATGTGTGCGTTAGGTGAAGCGCAGTACTTGAATAGGACACTTGTGATGGATTTGAACATTTGTTTGAATTCTGTTTATACTAGGTCGGGTCAAGATGAAGAAGGGAAGGATTTTAGGTATTACTTTGATTTTGAGCATTTGAGGGAGTCTGCATCTGTTTTGGATCAGGATCAGTTTTGGTCAGACTGGAACAAGTGGCATCAGAAAGACGGGTTGAGTATCTCGCTCGTGGAGGATATTAGGGTTACGCCGATGAAGATGGTTGGGGTGAAAGATACGTTGATTATGAGAAAATTTGGTAGTGTTGAGCCTGATAATTACTGGTATAGAGTTTGTGAAGGTGAAGCAGAGTCTGTTATACAAAGACCATGGCACATGATTTGGAAATCGAGAAGATTGATGGACATAGTTTCAGCAATATCAGCAAAATTGAACTGGGATTTTGATTCTGTTCATGTTGTGAGAGGTGAAAAGGCGAGGAATAGGGTACAATGGCCGAATCTTGATACAGATACTTCCCCTGAAGCTTTACTTTCTTCATTGCAAGATAAGGTTGACGATGGAAGGAATTTGTATATTGCAACAGATGAACCGGATACGTCGTTCTTTGACCCGTTGAAAGACAAGTATTCGACCCATTTTCTAGATGAATATAAAGATCTTTGGGATGAGAACAGCGAGTGGTATAGTGAGACGACAAAGCTGAATAAGGGTGTTCCGGTTGAGTTTGATGGTTACATGAGGGCATCTGTTGATACAGAGGTTTTTTTGAGGGGTAAAACGCAAATCGAAACTTTTAATGACCTCACTAGAGACTGCAAGGATGGCATCAACACTTGCACTTCCGAAGCTAGCTAA
- the LOC139891043 gene encoding probable E3 ubiquitin-protein ligase XERICO, with the protein MGLSPYQSPSDAGVLCVILVNTAMSISIMKEIVRSILHVIGIHVSSWEDYNNQAHSESVDCRGTPSETYMEEFRSRTPSILYDSLCRRTKQECSVCLVEFKPDSEINRLSCGHVFHKSCVEKWLKYWNVTCPLCRNHMMMPKEGEENTCPM; encoded by the coding sequence ATGGGTCTGTCACCATACCAGAGCCCATCTGATGCCGGTGTCCTGTGTGTGATACTGGTGAACACAGCCATGTCAATTTCGATAATGAAGGAAATAGTTCGTTCGATCCTTCACGTGATCGGCATTCATGTATCATCATGGGAAGATTATAACAATCAAGCACACTCAGAATCAGTTGACTGCAGAGGAACACCATCCGAAACTTATATGGAAGAATTCAGAAGCCGAACACCGTCGATCCTTTACGACTCGTTGTGCCGGCGCACCAAACAAGAATGCTCAGTTTGTTTGGTTGAGTTTAAACCCGATTCAGAGATAAATCGGCTTTCGTGTGGACATGTTTTCCATAAATCTTGTGTTGAAAAATGGTTAAAGTATTGGAATGTTACTTGCCCACTTTGCAGAAACCATATGATGATGCCCAAAGAAGGTGAAGAAAACACTTGCCCAATGTGA